Proteins encoded in a region of the Manis javanica isolate MJ-LG chromosome 15, MJ_LKY, whole genome shotgun sequence genome:
- the GDF3 gene encoding growth/differentiation factor 3 yields the protein MIPSLPVLALGLLILAWGQTFQFQDSVFIQFLGLDKVPSPQKFQPVPYIMRKIFQYREAAAAAGESQDSCYVKDLGVRGNVLRLLPDQGVFLYSKQPSQASCCLEKLLYFNLSTTKDKEQLTMAQLGLDLGPSTYYNPGPDLELALSLVREPPGWGRSFPKPGKVFVLQTVPWPQGVLHFNLLHVAKDWNDNPQKNSGLFLEIRVKGDRDPGVDSQLKDTCARLRRSLHASLLLVTLSPEQCGPSSRKRRAAIPAPQAPCKNLCHRHQLFISFQDLGWHKWIIAPRGFMANYCHGECPFSLTTSLNSSNYAFMQALMQAVDPEIPQAVCIPIKLSPISMLYQDNNDNVILRHYEDMVVDECGCG from the exons atgATTCCCTCCCTGCCAGTCTTGGCTCTGGGCCTGTTAATCCTGGCTTGGGGCCAGACATTCCAGTTCCAGGACTCTGTCTTCATCCAGTTTCTGGGTTTGGACAAGGTGCCTTCACCCCAGAAGTTCCAACCTGTGCCTTATATCATGAGGAAAATTTTCCAGTATCGAGAGGCAGCAGCAGCCGCTGGGGAATCCCAAGACTCATGCTACGTAAAGGATCTGGGTGTCCGTGGGAATGTACTCCGACTTCTCCCAGATCAAG GTGTCTTTCTTTACTCCAAGCAACCCTCCCAAGCCTCCTGTTGCCTGGAGAAGCTCCTCTACTTTAACCTGTCAACTACTAAAGATAAGGAGCAGTTAACAATGGCCCAGCTGGGCCTGGACTTGGGGCCCAGCACTTACTATAACCCGGGACCAGACCTGGAGCTGGCTCTGTCCCTGGTTCGGGAGCCTCCTGGGTGGGGCAGGTCCTTCCCTAAGCCAGGTAAAGTGTTTGTACTGCAGACCGTACCATGGCCTCAAGGCGTCCTTCACTTCAACTTGCTGCATGTGGCTAAGGACTGGAACGACAACCCCCAGAAGAACTCGGGTTTGTTCCTGGAGATACGGGTCAAAGGCGACAGAGACCCCGGGGTGGACTCTCAGCTCAAGGACACCTGTGCCAGACTGCGGCGCTCCCTCCATGCTTCCCTGCTGTTGGTGACTCTCAGCCCTGAGCAGTGCGGCCCTTCCTCCCGAAAAAGGAGGGCAGCCATCCCCGCCCCTCAGGCCCCTTGCAAGAACCTCTGCCATCGTCATCAGCTCTTCATCAGCTTCCAGGACCTGGGCTGGCACAAGTGGATCATTGCTCCCAGGGGGTTCATGGCAAATTATTGCCATGGAGAGTGTCCTTTCTCACTGACCACCTCCCTCAACAGCTCCAATTATGCTTTCATGCAAGCGCTAATGCAAGCAGTTGACCCAGAGATCCCCCAGGCTGTCTGTATCCCCATCAAGCTGTCCCCAATTTCCATGCTCTATCAGGACAACAATGACAATGTCATTTTACGACATTATGAAGACATGGTAGTTGATGAATGTGGGTGTGGGTAG